CCTCGTCCGGCAGAGAAACGGCGGGAGTCAGATGCTCATAACCTTTGACCAGGCAATCGAGCACAGCCGTATTCATCAGTTCCCGTGTTCGGCGCAGCCGTTCGATACCCAAATCCGGCCGGTTGGAAAGCAAGTTCCTGATCCATTCATCATGGATCGCATCAGTCCACTTCGCGCGGAACAAGTTCGCAGCGGCGAGTTCGATCAGCAGGTCCCGTAAAGGTGCAGGATAAAGAACGCAGGCATCATAGACAACGGTGAAGCCGGCCAAGATCAGTAGCCCAGGTCCAGTTCCTGAGCCTGGGCCACAAGCTCGCCCATGGCATCCCGACGCTTCGCATCGGCCTGTTCCTTAAAGGTCTTCAGGTCCTGGAACCTGACCCTGCGATGGGTCCCGACTTTGTGGAACGGGATGAAGTTCTCTTCAAGCAGACGCACCAGGTATGGACGCGACACATTCAGGTAATCCGCCGCTTCCTGTGTGGTCAGCTCCGCATGGACGGGTATCAGGGTGACGGCATTTCCGTGTGCCATTTCGGTCAATACTTGCTCCAGCAACCGGGTCGCAGCCATGGGCAGCGTCAGTGCCCGCCCATCGTCCAATTGCACCCGGAGTGCTGCATTCTCGCCGTTTGCCGCCAAAACGCGGCTCAATTCCGCCGCCAGTCGGGTATCCTCGTCAGTCGGTACGACGCTCTCCGGCCTCCTGATCAGCGCGTTCATGTCTGCCTCCTTGCAAGCTGACCGTTTATGCGCCTTCCGGACCCCAAACGCAATAAACGAAACGCGCGTGCCAAGCGGATGCTGGTGGAGGCATTCAACGTGTCATCGTGCCAGACCAATCATGGTGATGAATGAGGCGAACTCCAGGCCCGGCGCCTCCCTTGCCCTTTCACCTCTTCCCTCTTACTCTCTTCCGTCATCCGCGGACTTGATCCGCGGATCTCCCCGCATCCGCGTCCCCGGCGAAATCCAGTCCGCAGGTCGGCGGGAGCAAAGCGACCGCCGGCAAGCACGCCCGCCCGCTCACCCCTCGGCGAGCAGATCCAACGGCACCCGAAGCGCCGCCGCGATCCGCGCCATTACATCGGAACTGCCCGGCGTCTTCCCCGACTCGATCCCCGACAGGTGCGACGGCGAAACCCCGGCAACCTCCGCCAGTTCCCGGATCGTGAACCTCCGGTGCTCACGCAATACGGCGACCGGATGTTCGCCATCGAGCATCCTTTCCGCCACGTCGAATGGGAACACCTCGGTTTCACCGGCTGCCAAACGGGTCTTCACGGCATCGGCATCCGCGAGATCGACTTGATCCTGTGCGTCATTCATGGAACTCGTCCGTCAAGGGTGATCCCCCACCGCGCTGATCATGATGTCGGCAGAGTTTCGAACGGATTGATCGCCGCGACGCCCAGCGGCCCGAAATGCCGGAAGTTGCGCGTCAGGATGACAAGCCCATGACGCATTCCAGTCGCCGCGATCAGGATATCCGCCGTGCCCGGCGCGAACCCGCCGCCCTGGGCGACATCCGCAAGCTTTCCCGCCAGCCGCGCAATCGCCGGATCGACCGGCAGAATCCGAGTCCCGTACAGATGAACGAGGGCATCGAGCCATTCCGCCAAGTCGGCAGCCTTGCGCGTCGCTCCATGCCGGGCCGCCTTGGCTATCCCGGCCTCGATCTCGGTGACCGTGACCACGGACAGAAACAGCCGGTCCGACGCGGCATCCATCCACGCCAGCAAGTCGTTCCTCGAAACCGAACCGATGGATAACGAAGTGCTTGCGGATGCGCCGGGGGAAAGGACGTTGGTGTCGACCAGATACATCTGCGCCGCATGCTACGCAGGGACACGTCGAACGATCGGCGGCACGATCAGAAATCCGCCGGCCGGATCGGCGTAGCATCCCGCTCGGGCAGGTCATCCGCCTGGAGCGGAGCCGACATCAGCAGCCATCCGAAAGACGGAATCCGCGACATACGCTCCCATTCCTCGAAGCTGACGATGACGGCCGTGGGTTTGCCATGCTTCGTGATCACCGACGGGCAACCCTGCACGGCATCGTCGATCACTGCCGACAGCGACGCCTTCGCATCCCTCAACTGGATTTCGCGCATGGTGCATTCCCGATCGTGAGACTACAATAGTCACTTTGACCGACCAAAGCGTTGGCGTCAATTGTTGCCCGGAATGGCCTCCGCGAAGTGCCGTCAACCTTGAAACAGCCTGATCGGTTCTTGTCCATGCCGGCTCCCGCCTGCCGATGCACCGCTCTGCCGCCGGCAAGGCGCTGCCGGCTTGCATATCCTTTCCGGTCACGCGATCCAACGAATTGGGCGGCACGGCGCCGGGGTGAGGGGAGGAGTGCCGGCGGTCGCCCAGCCCCTCGGCCCCGTGATCGTTGTAGCGCCATACGATCCTGCTGATCCAGGTCGGCGAGTAACCCGTCACCGACGATTCATCAACTCCGAGTGCCCCTAGCTCAGAAGCCAGATGATCTGAAGATGACTGCGCTCAACTCCGTGCATGGCGGCCTTGTAGCGGCACTCAAGGTCCTCAGTGCTGAGGTGGGATGCCAAATAAATCTTGCTTGCCATCCCCCATGAATCTAACCGCAATTATGCACGAGGGCTGGCAGGCATAGCGTAAAGCCCTGATCTAGCTTAGGATTCGGCTGCTGACACCCATCCCACCGGATCCGGATTGCTATGCCCGCCACAGTTGAACTTACCCCATCGCTGCCCGGCCTGTCACCTGTCGCCGGCAAGCCCGTGGTCGCCCGCTTCGATGGCGGGCGGCTGTCCTCCGATGCCGGCGTGCTGGGCCTGCGGGAGATCGAGAAGCGGCTCGGGATTGCCGACCGGCTTGCGGCGTGCCTGGAAGACCCCCGGACGCCCGGGCGGATCGTTCATGGACTGGCGGAGATCATCCGCTTCCGCCTGCTTATGATCGCGGCCGGCTACGAGGACGGCAACGACGCCGACAGCCTGCGCCGGGATCCGGCGTTCAAGCTGGCGCTCGACCGCCTGCCGGACGATGCTGGCCTGTGCTCGCAGTCCACCATCTCGCGCCTGGAGAACCTGCCCGATACCCGCGCCCTGCTGCGCATGGGCCGCGCTCTGGTCGATTTCTACTGCGCCGGGTTCCGGCAGGTCCCAAAGCGGATCGTGCTGGATATTGATGACACCTTCGATGCCGTTCACGGCGAGCAGCAACTGCGTCTGTTCAATGGCCATTACGACGAGTACGGCTTCCAGCCGATCGTCGTTTTCGACGAGCACGGGCGCTTCGTCACCGCCATCCTGCGTCCGGCCAGGCGACCCAAAGGCACTGAGATCCGGGCGCACCTGCGTCGGATCGTGCGGCAGATCCGGGCCAACTGGCCGCAGGTCGAGATCCTGCTGCGCGCCGACAGTCATTACTGCTGCCCCGAGGTTCTGAACTGGTGCCGGGCCAACCGCCTGGACTATGTGCTCGGCCTGGCGCCAACCAGCACGCTGCGGCGGCATATCCTCGACCTGGAGGCCAGCACCGCCGCCCGGTTCGCCGCCGGTCCCGGGACCGCCAAGGTCCGGCGCTTCAAGGAATTCTACGACGCCGCCGGAAGCTGGAGCCGGACCGAGCGGATCATTGCGCGCGTTGAAGTCGGGCCGCAGGGCCCGGACACCCGCTTCATCGTCACCAGCCTGCGCCACGGCCGGGGGCGGTGGCTCTATGAGAAACTCTATTGCGCCCGCGGCCAGGCGGAAAATCACATAAAGAGCTGGAAGGCGCATCTGTGCGCCGACCGCACCTCCTGCCACAAGGCCACCGCCAACCAGTTCCGGCTGTTTCTGCATGCCGGCGCCTACTGGTTGCTGTGGTCGATGCGCGCCCTGATGCCGCGCCGGTCGCGCTGGCGAGTCGCCCAGTTCGACTCGTTGCGCCTGCGTTTGATCAAACTGGCGGCCCGGATCGTCGAGACCAGGCGGCAAATCCTCGTCCACCTGCCTACCGCCTGCCCGGAGCAAACTGTCCTGCGCCTGCTCCTGGAGCGGGTTCCCCGACTCGTCACCTGAACGCCGGGGCCGAGTGCCCCTGTTCCGCCCAACCCGCCAACCTCAAGACCTCTCACCATTGCAGCGCCGCCCAATCGGCGTTACGGCCAACCCTTGCCTGAACAGCTAAAAGTTGAAGAAAGGCAGAGAACTTCAGAGCGCTTTCCGGCCTGGTGCATTAATGCGGCTAAAAAGCAAGCCCAGGCTCCGGTGTCAATCGTGCGATACCCGCAGCCGTGATACCGAAAATGCCCACCATCGCACCACTCCGCTGGAAACCCTCAAAGGATGCAGAATTATTCAATCCGAAAGCTTAGAAATCCCTAAAGTCCTTTCTATCTGCTTTCTCAGATTTGATAATCCTCGAATTTCACTCGGAGTATTTGGAAGTGTAATACTATCTAAGCCATCATAACCTATATTTGCTTCCATACGATAATGTTTATTATTAGCCTTCTTCATGTATCCATGATGAGAAAGTAAAACAGATAATTCACCCCTTAACCTCTTAGGGTTCTTTGTTGCCCTTTCAAGGTCTTCAATCAACTCAATCAACCCATGGGATACTGGAAGATTCTTAATGATTGAGGTGAGAATCACTTTGCTTCGACGATCAAGGCCAGTTTGCTCCGCAGTCTGACAGGCAAGCTTTGCCGCCAATCGAATGCGATCTGAAAACTCACCAGGATAAATTTCACTACCGATGCGTTCAATAAACTGATCAGACAAAATGCCTTCTTCATCACGAGACGATACTTCATTTTGAGACCGAACTGCAACTTCTTCCTCAAGTTGCTTTATCCTATCGCGAAGGTTGGCAATCTCTTCTAAATAAAGCTTCTCTATCTCGTCGTTATTCAGTCGGGAACGATCACGAATGCGTTGCTTTTGGAGCGCTTGCTCCTGCAATTCAGTCCAATCCCAACCTTTTGATGGCATTTCGCTACGGGCATAGATTGAGGCTGATTTCACTGCTGTGAGAAGATCATGCCCGACTTGTAACTTCCAATTAGGGAAAAACTTTCGTATAAAACCTTGTCCCGGCAAAGAAATACCGATTCTCCCTCCGTGAGCAATGACAACGTTGATCTTATCTCTTAAATCAAAAGAGAATTTTTTACTTGGCTCGACTATCACATGTGCTACACCACCGAGATCATAAGCCAATTTCTCAATTTGACTCCTCTCAAGTAGCCATGTTGATGCACCCCGAGCTGACAAATAAATGACAGGAAGAAAACGGCTTGCTTGACCAAGAACAATGCTTTTGGCTAAATCTATAGATTCTTTATTGTCTTTGAGCCAGATCGGCTTGTCTGATACTTCTAATAAATTATCTTTTCCTCCCCAACTGTCATTTAACATTGACTTTATTATATATGGTTTGCGGGGAAATTCTAACTTAACGTTAGGTTCAACTGCAATGCATTGTGTCTTTATGCGGATGAGATCTTGCCGCTCCGTACCGGCACCGCAGACTATCACCACTTCTGTGCGCCAGAGCCGGCCATCATTGTCTGCAAAGTCATGCCTAAAGCCAATGGCACTCAAATTCCCTTGGTCGGATATCTCCCGGAATCGTAGTTCTTCTCCGCTGGCTGACCGGAGGTATGCATTTTCGGTTTCCAGAACTTCATGCTCATACTGATTCAATACAGTACTGTACTTCGTCCCATGCAGCCAAGCCATGACTTGTGCTACAAAATAAGCACGATTATTTACTGGTTTGATAGGGAATTCTGTTGCAAAAACTCGCATGATGAGAATCTCATGACAGAAAGGAGTACGCTCTAAAATTTAGCCTTTATCACATACTAAATCTATAAAAACATTCCGAGAAATTCCTTCGATATCTACTAATAACAGCCTGTTTATTGTTAACCCTAAATTATGTTAACACTCCAAACTTCTGTAATTCGTTTTTCGGGTCCCGTTTCTGACTAATACCTTGCTACATACTGTTGAAGGTTGCGACAAAGCAGAAAATGCTAGGGAATCCGTGTTTTCCCCCATGGCAGATGGCGATAACGTCCTGTACAAGAGTACTATACCAAGCCGTCGGCGCGCTGACCCACGCACCACATCGGCCTTATGTCTCCTTCAAGCGGTACCACCGCTTCACGTAGCTCCCCCACCCGGCACCAGCGTCAAACTGACGCGACATTCCCAACGCGCAGCCACCCTCTCGGTTGCCGCACCCAACCCCGCACCCACTTACCAGAGTATTTGACAATGCGCCCGCATTCGGCGCACTGTTCGCGTGCCGTCGCACCCCGCGAGGCGGCCGAGCAAGGAGTTACCAGCTCCCCACCCGGCCTGACCACCGATCACACCTGTCAAGGAAGATCATCGATGGCTACGCAAGCCCATACCACACCCGGCGCGTTCCTGCGCCAATCTTTGTTCTCCGCCGCCGCAGGGGTCCCGATCCCTGCGGCGGCGGGAACACCCGTTCCCGTCCCGCACCGTCACCGGCCGCACCGTCACCTGCCGCACCGTCACCTGCCGCACCGTCATCCGCCGCGCCGCTCCCCCCGCGGTTCCTGACCGCGACCAAGCTCCGGCAGACTCCATCAGGCCGCCCGGCCGGGTTTCCCGGCCCGCTTTCGGCGAGCGCCCGGCGCTTTCCGGAAGACGCCCTCCCTTGGCCTACTCTTCCGACCGTGCGTGAAGGTCCGATCCGCATGCAGAACGATCCTGCCGATTCCCCCAGCACCGCCCCGTCCCCCAACCAGACCGCCGCCGCCCCGTCGCCCCTCACGCGTCCCTCATGGCCCACGCCCTGGACGTCGTCGGCCTGCTGCGCGACACCGGGCTGACCGTCATCGAGCCCGAGCCGACCCCCGCCATGGTCGCCGCCGGCATGGCCGCCTCCGGCCTCGGCGCCGACCGGGTTCGCGCGGTCTTCAAGGCCATGCTGGCGGCGGGCGGGACGCTCGCCGGCCGGGTCCAATAGCCGGGAAGGGCGGCCCGCCCGTGCTCCCCTACCGCTACCCGGCGTGCCGCTGGCGCACGCTGAACCCCCAGCTCGACCCGCTGCTCACCGTCTGGTGGAACGCCCAGCGCCCCTGCGAGGGCCGCCACCCGCGCTGGTCCGAGATCGACGGCCGCCTGTGGATGCCGTTCCGCCGGCGCCTCCTCCTGGTCCGCGACGGCCCGCGCGCCGACCCGCCGTTCTGCCTCGCCCTGTTCCCGCTGGCGGCAGAACTGCTCGGCCTGCCCGCCGGCTTCCGCGGCACCGCCTGGGCCAGCCGCGCCCAGGCGATGCGGATCGGCCTGCTGACCCTCAACGCATCGGCGGCGCAGGCGGCGGCCTCCGGCCCGATCCCGCCCGGCCCCCGCGCCGCGGAGCGCGACGGCATGCTCAAGGCCGTCGCCGTGCCGCTCGCGCCGGAGCCGGACAGCACCGCCGCCCATGACCGCCCCGTGCTGATCGCGGTCGCGTGGCCGGACCCGAGGCGGACCAACCAACTCCTGTGAGGAACCGGCCGGCAGGTCCCGGCGTCACGCGCCGCCGACGTCCCCGATGTTCCCGGTATCCCCGGCGTCTCCCGTGTCCCCGCCGTCTCCCATGTCCCCGATCTCGACGACGACCTTGCCCCGGGCCGTGCCGGATTCGACGGCGGCATGGGCGTCGGCCGCCCGGTCCAGGGAGAAGCGGCGCGGGTCGAGCAGGGGAAGCAGCTTGCCGGCCTCCACCAGCGCCGCCGCCTGCCGCAGGATCTCGCCATGGCGCGCCTTGCCCTCGCCGGTCAGCATCGGCAGCAAGGTGAACACTCCCGAATATGTGGCAGCCCGGAACGACAGCGGCGCCAGCGCGTGCGTCCCCCATCCCAGCGCGCTGACCACATGCCCGAACCGCCGGACCGCAAGGAAGGAGGCGTCCAGGACCGGGCCGCCGACGGTGTCGTAGACAAGGTCGAACCCGCGCCCCTGCGTGTGGCGGGCGACATAGTCCTCCACCGGCTCGGCCAGATAGTCGATCGGCGTGGCGCCCAGCCGCGCGATCACGTCCGCCTTGTCCGCCGAACCCGTCGCCCACACCGTCGCCCCGAAGGCGCGGGCGACCTGGATGGCGACATGCCCGACTCCGCCGGCGCCGCCCTGGACCAGAACCGTCCGGCCGGCGCCGACGCCGGCCCGGTCCACCAAGCCCTCCCAGGCGGTGATGGTGACCAGCGGCAGGGCGGCCACCTCCCGCATCGTCAGGTTGGCGGGCTTGGGCGCCAGAAGCTCGGCCTCCACCGCCGCATAGTCGGCGAGCGAGCCCTGCCGGCCGCCCACGCCGCCGGTCATGCCATAAACCGCGTCGCCCGGCTCGAAGGCGGTGACGCCCGGCCCGACCGCCGCGACCACGCCCGCAAGGTCGATGCCCAGGACGGCCGGCAGCGGCTGCCTGGCATGCGCGGCGGCCCCGGCGCGGATCTTGACGTCGAGCGGGTTGACTCCGCTGGCCATGATCCGGACCAGCACTTGCCCCGGTCCGGGCACCGGCCGCGCCACCTTGGCCAGCCGGAACGGGGCGCCGGGGGAGTCCAGCACCAGCGCCCGCATCCTGTTCGATCGTCCGTTCACCATCTCCATGATCCCTGCACCATGATCCTTCCACCATGATCCTTGCCGTGTCGTCGAGGGGCGCAGTGTCGGCCCATCGCCGGCGTTTGGCGATCAACGTCCCTGTACGGAATCCATGCATTTCCGTATGGTCCGGCCATGGACTGGAGCGACCTTCGGATCTTCCTCGCCATCGCCCGCGAAGGCACGCTGGGCGCGGCGGCGCGGCGCGTCGGCCAGACGCAGCCGACCATGGGACGGCGCCTGCGGGCGCTGGAGGAGTCGGTCGGCCACGCCCTGTTCCAGCGGACGAGCGACGGCTTCGTGCTGACCGACGAGGGGTCGGCCGTGCTGCGCCACGCCGAGCGGATGGAGGAGGAAGCCATCGCCCTGGAACGCGAGCTGGCCGGGCAGGGCGGGGGGCTGGAAGGCGTGGTGCGGGTGTCGTCGTCCGACTGGTTCGGCACCCATATGCTGACCCCGGTCTTCGCCGCCTTCGCCCGCAGCCATCCCGGCGTGACGGTCGAGCTTCTGACCGAGGCGCGCCTGCTCAGCCTCGCGCGGCGGGAGGCGGACCTCGCCTTCCGCATCCGCCCGTTCCAGGAGCCGGAGGTGGTCCAGCGCAAGCTGACGCGCATCGACTACGCCCTGTACGGAGTCGCGGGCGGGCCGCTGCCACGGACGGGCGACGGCCGCGGCTGCACCCTGGTGACCATGGACACGGGTTTCGGCACCATGCCGGACGTGGCCTGGCTGAAACGCATGCTGCCCGAGGCCCGAATCGGCTTCCGCAGCAACAACCGGGACGCCCAGGCCCGCATGTGCGCCGCGGGCGCCGGGCTCGCGGTGCTGCCCCGGCCGATCGGGGATTCCCTGGAAGAGCTGGCGGAAATCGACCTCGGCGAACCGCCGCCCGGACGCGACGTCTGGGTCGGCTATCACCGGGACCTGCGCCGGCTGGCACGCCTCCGCGCCCTGCTCGACATGACGATAGACCGCTTCGCCGGCCGATGATGCGCCCGCCGGGCCGGTTCCCCCCTTGCTCCGACCAATGCGGAGGAATAGCTTTGGTCAGCCAACCTGTGTCAGGAAGGACAAAAGATGGCTGTCGTCAGCATGGTTGAGGCGAAATCCAACCTGTCCCGCCTGATCGAGGCGGTTGAGAACGGCACCGAAGCTGAAATCATCATCTCCCGCGACGGCAAGCCGGCCGCCCGGCTTGTGCCCGTGTCGCCTGTCCCGACCGGTCCACGAGTCGGCGTGGCGAAAGGGCGGTTCGCCGTACCCGACGACATTGACACCGACAACGAAACGATAAAGGGAATGTTCAGCGGCAGCGCCGAAGTCATCCTCTTCTGATCCTGACAAGGCGCTCACGTTCACCGAAGCCGTTTTCGCCGGATCACGACCTTGCCGGCAGATCCAGCGGCACTCGGAGCACCCCCGCCTGCCGAGTCAATGCGTCGAAACCCGCTCCCGTAAGGTACCGGCCAGGGAACCGGCTGGCCCGGGCCTCGCCGCACTGGCCACATCCCGGCATGCTCCCTATGCTCGCGGGCGAGCAGGCGGCCCCGCCCGTCCGCCCCGTCGCCAACAGCAAGCCGGAACCGACTTCATGAGCACACTCCCCGGTACCGCCGCCGCCCGCTGGGCCATCGCCCTGACGGAAATCCCCAGCGTGACCGGAACCGCCGACGAGGCCGGGTTCGCCGGGCGGCTGGTGGACCTGCTGCGCGCCAGCCCCCTGTTCGCCGGCCGGCCCGGCGACGTCTGGACCATCCCCGTGCCGGGCGGGCGGCACGCGCGGGCCTGCGTCTGCGCGCTGCTGCGGGGCAGGGGGCCGCGCACCGTCGTGCTGACCGGGCATTTCGACACCGTGGGAATCGACGACTACGGCGACCTGTCGCCCCTCGCCTGCCGGCCGGAGGCGCTGAAAACCGCCCTGGCGGAACGGCTGCGCCGGGAGGCGGCGACCCCGGCGGAACGGCTGGCGCTCGCCGACCTGGACGGGCCGGACTTCCTGCCCGGCCGCGGGCTGCTGGACATGAAGGCCGGGCTCGCCGCCGGGCTGGCGGCGATGGAGGAGGCCGCGGCGGACCCGGACTATCCGGGCAGCCTGCTGTTCCTGGCCGTGCCGGACGAGGAGGTCAACTCCGACGGCGCCCGCGCCGCCGCAGCCTCCCTGGCCGGCCTGGGCCGCGACCGGGGGCTGGAGATCGTCGCGGCGGTCAACCTGGACGCCCTGGTGG
The Skermanella mucosa DNA segment above includes these coding regions:
- a CDS encoding helix-turn-helix domain-containing protein, with the translated sequence MNALIRRPESVVPTDEDTRLAAELSRVLAANGENAALRVQLDDGRALTLPMAATRLLEQVLTEMAHGNAVTLIPVHAELTTQEAADYLNVSRPYLVRLLEENFIPFHKVGTHRRVRFQDLKTFKEQADAKRRDAMGELVAQAQELDLGY
- a CDS encoding helix-turn-helix domain-containing protein produces the protein MNDAQDQVDLADADAVKTRLAAGETEVFPFDVAERMLDGEHPVAVLREHRRFTIRELAEVAGVSPSHLSGIESGKTPGSSDVMARIAAALRVPLDLLAEG
- a CDS encoding type II toxin-antitoxin system VapC family toxin, which produces MYLVDTNVLSPGASASTSLSIGSVSRNDLLAWMDAASDRLFLSVVTVTEIEAGIAKAARHGATRKAADLAEWLDALVHLYGTRILPVDPAIARLAGKLADVAQGGGFAPGTADILIAATGMRHGLVILTRNFRHFGPLGVAAINPFETLPTS
- a CDS encoding type II toxin-antitoxin system Phd/YefM family antitoxin, yielding MREIQLRDAKASLSAVIDDAVQGCPSVITKHGKPTAVIVSFEEWERMSRIPSFGWLLMSAPLQADDLPERDATPIRPADF
- a CDS encoding IS1380 family transposase; this encodes MPATVELTPSLPGLSPVAGKPVVARFDGGRLSSDAGVLGLREIEKRLGIADRLAACLEDPRTPGRIVHGLAEIIRFRLLMIAAGYEDGNDADSLRRDPAFKLALDRLPDDAGLCSQSTISRLENLPDTRALLRMGRALVDFYCAGFRQVPKRIVLDIDDTFDAVHGEQQLRLFNGHYDEYGFQPIVVFDEHGRFVTAILRPARRPKGTEIRAHLRRIVRQIRANWPQVEILLRADSHYCCPEVLNWCRANRLDYVLGLAPTSTLRRHILDLEASTAARFAAGPGTAKVRRFKEFYDAAGSWSRTERIIARVEVGPQGPDTRFIVTSLRHGRGRWLYEKLYCARGQAENHIKSWKAHLCADRTSCHKATANQFRLFLHAGAYWLLWSMRALMPRRSRWRVAQFDSLRLRLIKLAARIVETRRQILVHLPTACPEQTVLRLLLERVPRLVT
- a CDS encoding zinc-dependent alcohol dehydrogenase family protein, translating into MEMVNGRSNRMRALVLDSPGAPFRLAKVARPVPGPGQVLVRIMASGVNPLDVKIRAGAAAHARQPLPAVLGIDLAGVVAAVGPGVTAFEPGDAVYGMTGGVGGRQGSLADYAAVEAELLAPKPANLTMREVAALPLVTITAWEGLVDRAGVGAGRTVLVQGGAGGVGHVAIQVARAFGATVWATGSADKADVIARLGATPIDYLAEPVEDYVARHTQGRGFDLVYDTVGGPVLDASFLAVRRFGHVVSALGWGTHALAPLSFRAATYSGVFTLLPMLTGEGKARHGEILRQAAALVEAGKLLPLLDPRRFSLDRAADAHAAVESGTARGKVVVEIGDMGDGGDTGDAGDTGNIGDVGGA
- a CDS encoding LysR family transcriptional regulator — translated: MDWSDLRIFLAIAREGTLGAAARRVGQTQPTMGRRLRALEESVGHALFQRTSDGFVLTDEGSAVLRHAERMEEEAIALERELAGQGGGLEGVVRVSSSDWFGTHMLTPVFAAFARSHPGVTVELLTEARLLSLARREADLAFRIRPFQEPEVVQRKLTRIDYALYGVAGGPLPRTGDGRGCTLVTMDTGFGTMPDVAWLKRMLPEARIGFRSNNRDAQARMCAAGAGLAVLPRPIGDSLEELAEIDLGEPPPGRDVWVGYHRDLRRLARLRALLDMTIDRFAGR
- a CDS encoding type II toxin-antitoxin system Phd/YefM family antitoxin, with translation MAVVSMVEAKSNLSRLIEAVENGTEAEIIISRDGKPAARLVPVSPVPTGPRVGVAKGRFAVPDDIDTDNETIKGMFSGSAEVILF